In a single window of the Candidatus Nanosynbacter featherlites genome:
- a CDS encoding FtsK/SpoIIIE family DNA translocase, whose product MPKKRKTTKKKSVATAPKHDVPSGFWSQVGAVLMIVLSLLLVVAWFDVGGPVLEWTNHTTLKVVGYAMYALPVLLVYIAVETFRAENNRLPIAMKIAAVLEVVWLSGLFGLLKTDALPEAGGVIGDVANNMMMTLAEKPIVALIYIVLILITALFITLMTPVELFGKIWEMMQRDSSEDDENKAIMRQAAKAEKAEPRKVSEINLNAGVPTVDTEEPVKAKKTSPLSSLRGSVKQDKSAEEQAALVSVHDPNWQSPSLDLLEKKQSPADAGDIRQNAQIIHDTLAEFNIDVEMEDANIGPKVTQYTLRPPSGVKLTRITALETNIALNLAAQSLRIEAPIPGQKAVGIEVPNRRAADVRLYGVLDSKQWKHAREPLSFAIGKDISGEAVVGELNKMPHMLIAGQTGSGKSVMINTLLTSLLYRNSPSDMKLILVDPKQVEMAPYEDIPHLLTPVITEPEKTISALKWAVNEMERRYKLLAAEKIRDIKSYNKKIKTAGTKIPVADENGNVQQHEDGAMPYIVIVIDELADLMMVAARDVEALIVRLAQKARAVGIHLVLATQRPSVDVITGLIKANVPARIGFTVASQVDSRTILDQIGAEKLLGQGDMLLYTPSMSKPKRIQGAWVTDDEVNKITDYLRMQSAPQYNDEVVAQPVQLNGKGGVMVNLEGNDGDAMFKDAVRLVIESRRASTSLLQMRLKIGYGRAARIMAEMEDQGIIGPANGSKPRDVLVSSLDELGDS is encoded by the coding sequence ATGCCTAAAAAACGAAAGACTACGAAAAAGAAATCAGTGGCGACCGCGCCAAAACATGACGTGCCGAGTGGTTTTTGGTCGCAAGTTGGGGCAGTTTTGATGATTGTACTGTCATTACTCTTAGTGGTGGCATGGTTTGATGTCGGTGGCCCAGTGTTGGAGTGGACCAACCACACCACTTTGAAGGTTGTTGGTTACGCCATGTACGCTTTGCCAGTGTTGTTGGTGTATATTGCGGTGGAGACTTTCCGCGCAGAGAATAATCGATTGCCAATTGCCATGAAAATAGCGGCTGTTTTGGAGGTGGTGTGGCTGAGTGGATTGTTTGGGTTGTTAAAGACTGATGCGCTTCCAGAAGCTGGTGGCGTTATTGGCGATGTCGCTAATAATATGATGATGACACTGGCGGAAAAGCCAATTGTTGCCTTGATATATATTGTCCTCATCCTTATCACCGCGTTGTTTATTACACTCATGACCCCAGTAGAGTTGTTTGGTAAGATATGGGAGATGATGCAGCGTGACTCGTCGGAGGATGATGAAAATAAGGCAATCATGCGACAAGCAGCAAAAGCAGAAAAAGCAGAACCACGAAAGGTTAGCGAGATTAATTTGAACGCTGGTGTGCCAACGGTAGATACGGAAGAGCCAGTCAAAGCTAAAAAGACATCGCCGCTGAGTAGTTTGCGGGGTAGTGTGAAGCAGGATAAGTCGGCTGAGGAACAGGCAGCATTGGTTTCAGTGCATGATCCAAATTGGCAATCACCAAGCCTGGATCTACTAGAGAAAAAGCAAAGCCCGGCTGACGCTGGTGATATTCGGCAAAACGCGCAGATCATTCATGATACGCTGGCGGAATTTAACATTGATGTGGAGATGGAAGACGCCAATATTGGACCGAAGGTGACGCAATATACCTTGCGGCCGCCGAGTGGTGTGAAATTGACGCGGATCACGGCGTTGGAGACGAATATTGCTTTGAACTTGGCAGCGCAGAGCTTGCGTATTGAGGCGCCGATTCCTGGACAAAAAGCCGTTGGTATTGAGGTGCCAAACCGACGAGCGGCTGATGTGCGACTATATGGTGTGTTGGACTCTAAGCAGTGGAAGCACGCTCGTGAACCATTGAGTTTTGCGATTGGTAAGGATATCTCTGGCGAAGCAGTGGTTGGCGAGCTCAACAAAATGCCACACATGTTGATCGCTGGTCAGACCGGTTCTGGTAAGTCGGTGATGATTAATACTCTATTGACCAGTTTGCTATATCGCAACAGCCCGAGCGACATGAAATTGATCTTGGTTGACCCAAAGCAAGTGGAAATGGCGCCATATGAAGACATTCCACATCTACTGACACCAGTGATCACTGAGCCAGAAAAGACTATCTCGGCCTTGAAATGGGCGGTCAATGAAATGGAGCGGCGGTATAAGTTGTTGGCCGCTGAGAAAATTCGCGACATCAAGAGTTACAATAAAAAAATTAAGACTGCTGGCACGAAAATCCCGGTTGCTGATGAGAATGGGAACGTTCAACAGCATGAGGATGGGGCAATGCCGTACATCGTCATTGTGATCGATGAGTTAGCTGATTTGATGATGGTAGCGGCGCGTGATGTTGAGGCGTTGATCGTTCGCTTGGCGCAGAAAGCTCGAGCGGTGGGTATTCACTTGGTTTTGGCAACGCAGCGCCCGAGCGTTGATGTGATTACTGGTTTGATTAAGGCGAATGTGCCAGCACGAATTGGGTTTACAGTGGCCTCACAAGTTGACTCCCGAACTATTCTGGACCAGATTGGTGCCGAGAAGCTGCTTGGTCAGGGTGATATGTTGCTGTATACACCAAGCATGAGTAAGCCAAAACGTATTCAGGGCGCATGGGTGACTGATGACGAGGTTAATAAGATAACTGATTACCTCCGGATGCAATCAGCGCCACAATACAATGACGAAGTGGTTGCTCAGCCTGTGCAGCTCAACGGTAAGGGTGGCGTGATGGTGAACCTGGAGGGCAACGACGGTGACGCTATGTTTAAGGACGCTGTTCGCTTGGTTATTGAGAGTCGTCGAGCCTCTACTAGTTTATTACAGATGCGGTTGAAGATTGGGTATGGTCGAGCTGCTCGTATCATGGCTGAGATGGAAGATCAAGGAATCATTGGTCCGGCCAATGGTTCGAAGCCACGAGACGTGTTGGTATCAAGCCTTGATGAGCTTGGCGATAGCTAG
- a CDS encoding prephenate dehydratase, with the protein MRIAIQGQAGSFHEQAAKQWYGPDATIVPCVTFGDVFQAYAHGQADAIVVAVENTIYGTINETYRHIESCGAPIVGEVTLTIQQTLITNPGTKLEDITAVYSHPVALSQCQHFLQEHLPQAAQIEYFDTAGAVEFIKQQSSPHLAAIAGETAAQLYNMPILKRHIQDGQDNITRFLILDQTTTVTDADRATLVVTTAHQPGSLLEILRTFAKQSINLTSLQSQPIIGQPWNYKFFMTVDAAGPSLRRAINKITSTGHKVTLLGEYRTAR; encoded by the coding sequence ATGCGTATCGCTATTCAAGGACAAGCTGGATCATTCCACGAACAAGCAGCAAAACAATGGTACGGACCTGACGCTACCATTGTTCCGTGCGTGACCTTTGGCGATGTCTTTCAAGCCTATGCTCACGGCCAGGCTGACGCCATTGTCGTGGCGGTAGAAAATACCATTTACGGCACCATAAACGAAACATACCGCCACATCGAATCGTGTGGCGCTCCCATCGTCGGTGAAGTGACGCTTACCATTCAACAAACCCTTATCACTAATCCAGGCACAAAACTTGAAGACATCACCGCTGTCTATTCACATCCTGTTGCCTTATCACAATGCCAGCATTTTCTCCAAGAGCACCTACCGCAAGCCGCACAAATTGAATATTTTGATACCGCTGGCGCTGTCGAATTCATCAAACAACAGAGTTCACCACACCTAGCAGCCATCGCGGGTGAAACTGCCGCCCAGCTATACAATATGCCCATTCTCAAACGCCACATCCAAGACGGTCAGGACAACATCACTCGCTTCCTCATCCTTGACCAGACAACGACAGTGACTGACGCCGATCGAGCGACCCTTGTTGTCACCACCGCCCATCAACCAGGCAGCCTCCTTGAGATACTCCGCACCTTTGCCAAGCAGTCAATCAACCTCACCAGCCTCCAATCCCAGCCTATCATCGGCCAACCCTGGAACTATAAATTCTTCATGACCGTTGATGCTGCCGGCCCGTCATTACGTCGCGCCATCAACAAAATCACCTCAACTGGCCACAAAGTCACACTGCTTGGAGAATACAGAACCGCACGATAA
- the rpsF gene encoding 30S ribosomal protein S6 — MNEYELTVLIHPDLEANLDAALDKVRALIKDNGGEITKEDNWGKKKLAYQIRREDFAVYVYFEATLPSDAPRKISSTLNITDEVLRYLLVKTDEKTRQALAEQRERSEKMAAEAAEADA; from the coding sequence ATGAACGAATACGAACTGACCGTTCTTATTCATCCAGATTTGGAAGCAAATTTGGACGCGGCGCTGGACAAGGTTCGAGCGTTGATCAAAGACAATGGTGGTGAAATCACCAAAGAAGATAACTGGGGTAAGAAAAAACTGGCTTACCAAATTCGCCGCGAAGATTTCGCAGTGTATGTGTACTTTGAGGCAACATTGCCATCAGACGCACCACGCAAGATTTCAAGCACATTGAACATCACTGACGAAGTACTGCGCTACTTATTGGTAAAGACTGATGAAAAGACTCGTCAGGCATTGGCAGAGCAGCGCGAGCGATCTGAGAAGATGGCTGCTGAAGCCGCTGAAGCTGACGCATAA
- a CDS encoding single-stranded DNA-binding protein, translating into MARSINQVILMGRLTRDPEQRTTTSGRTVVSFSIAVDRQTQDDQADFFDVTAWEKLGELVMQYLSKGRRVLVQGRLRQDSWEDKETGKRRSRIEVVASDVTFLDGPSGDTGGSTANISTKEEVVTEIDDKPIDLSEIPF; encoded by the coding sequence ATGGCACGAAGTATCAATCAAGTCATTTTGATGGGAAGATTGACCCGTGATCCCGAGCAGCGCACGACAACGTCAGGAAGGACGGTGGTGAGCTTTTCTATCGCGGTGGATCGCCAAACACAAGATGATCAAGCTGATTTCTTTGATGTAACTGCATGGGAAAAGCTCGGTGAGTTGGTTATGCAGTACCTATCAAAAGGCCGACGCGTATTGGTACAAGGACGCCTTCGCCAAGACAGCTGGGAAGACAAAGAAACTGGCAAGCGACGTTCACGAATTGAAGTGGTTGCCTCTGACGTGACCTTCCTGGATGGGCCAAGTGGTGACACCGGTGGCTCAACGGCAAATATATCAACGAAAGAAGAAGTAGTGACGGAAATTGACGATAAGCCAATTGATTTATCAGAAATTCCGTTCTAA
- the rpsR gene encoding 30S ribosomal protein S18 has protein sequence MAKRQKKDTPSVFDYRDVKTLQRYTNVYGQIESIAKTGLTEKQQRSLAVAIKRARHLALLPFVTHG, from the coding sequence ATGGCTAAACGACAAAAAAAGGATACACCAAGTGTATTTGACTACCGAGACGTAAAGACGTTGCAACGATACACCAACGTGTACGGTCAAATTGAATCAATTGCAAAAACTGGTTTGACTGAGAAACAGCAGCGAAGCCTGGCGGTTGCTATCAAACGTGCCCGCCACTTGGCATTGTTGCCATTCGTGACACATGGCTAA
- the efp gene encoding elongation factor P, which yields MYQPTDLKKGTICQIDGKPYRVVEYGQKVMGRGGSIVNVKLKNLIDGSVIPKTFKGQEKIESAEVTNKTVQYLYRDGETFYFMDPENFEQFELGAAIVDSAADFLKEGDSLSLQFFDGRVINVELPKNLYLEVTYTEDVVKGDTTSSVLKDATLETGLVIKVPAFIKQGDIVNVDTTTGEYRERKK from the coding sequence ATGTACCAGCCAACAGATTTAAAAAAAGGAACGATTTGCCAAATAGACGGTAAGCCATATCGCGTGGTTGAATACGGCCAGAAGGTAATGGGCCGCGGCGGATCAATTGTTAATGTGAAGTTAAAAAACTTGATTGATGGCAGTGTTATCCCAAAGACCTTCAAGGGGCAAGAGAAGATTGAGTCAGCTGAAGTGACCAATAAAACTGTTCAATATCTGTACCGCGATGGCGAGACGTTCTATTTTATGGACCCTGAAAACTTTGAACAATTTGAATTAGGCGCAGCAATCGTCGACTCAGCGGCTGACTTTTTGAAGGAAGGTGACTCATTGAGCCTGCAGTTTTTTGATGGGCGAGTCATTAACGTAGAACTACCAAAGAATTTGTATCTGGAAGTGACTTATACTGAAGATGTTGTGAAGGGTGACACGACTTCGAGCGTGTTGAAAGATGCGACATTGGAAACTGGATTAGTGATCAAGGTGCCAGCATTTATCAAACAGGGGGATATTGTTAATGTCGACACAACGACTGGTGAGTATAGGGAAAGAAAAAAGTAG
- a CDS encoding serine hydrolase, translated as MMGRSVSWWTRTDIEKLAKDSTPQTQLQFVTRNGKQAASVDNFGGTVCSHCVADKALDYPWWQRLIPFSLWWRSVEVKNAEVKFDESALEAKMAEYGDTLTLPPENARVEIQNGKVVVMAEKSGRELQSAEARQAIASTQYSLGDKTEVQMKGKCLSAKVTEKQLQELRSRVEKILQRNITLEFEGKAVKIDKSTIAKLLSFIEDGHNVPKIALNQAKLTEFLEQSFGKVVNKPAGKTVIHMHDGTETKRENGAPGRGIDVAQMTTKVQEVLLGTEEKDSKIALLAKQLPPQPVYKETFSHSALGLQAYVNSLARDHDIRLTVSQVSGENWSAQVRGGEPSVSASTYKLYIAMVLMDKIDNNQLTMNDKIGGVPVQECITRMIVNSDNACPEATIAQYTASGITEYLREGKGFKETSFRGSYVMTSTNDLANILKGIDDGTLVRGGHRDFLLGLMQRQVYRQGIPAGSSGTVQDKVGFLEGYLNDAAIVTHPKGKYVMSIITKGQSWGKIAEITRKLEDIMYGG; from the coding sequence ATGATGGGACGAAGTGTTAGCTGGTGGACACGTACTGATATTGAAAAACTAGCGAAGGATAGTACTCCGCAGACACAGCTGCAATTTGTGACAAGAAATGGTAAGCAAGCAGCCTCCGTAGACAATTTTGGTGGCACAGTGTGTAGTCATTGCGTTGCCGACAAGGCGTTGGACTATCCATGGTGGCAGCGATTGATACCGTTTAGTCTATGGTGGCGTTCAGTTGAGGTCAAAAATGCTGAAGTAAAATTTGATGAAAGTGCGTTGGAGGCGAAGATGGCTGAATATGGTGATACCTTAACCTTGCCGCCAGAAAATGCACGAGTAGAGATTCAGAATGGCAAGGTGGTGGTTATGGCTGAAAAATCTGGTCGTGAATTGCAAAGTGCTGAGGCGCGTCAGGCGATAGCTTCGACCCAGTATTCTTTGGGTGACAAGACCGAGGTACAAATGAAGGGTAAATGTTTGTCTGCTAAAGTGACGGAAAAACAGCTGCAAGAGCTACGTTCTCGTGTTGAAAAGATTTTGCAGCGAAATATCACCTTGGAATTTGAAGGCAAGGCGGTCAAGATAGACAAATCAACTATAGCAAAGCTCTTGTCATTCATTGAGGATGGCCATAATGTTCCGAAAATAGCACTAAACCAGGCAAAGTTAACGGAATTTTTGGAACAGTCATTTGGCAAGGTAGTTAATAAACCAGCTGGAAAAACCGTTATTCATATGCATGACGGCACGGAGACAAAGCGTGAGAATGGGGCGCCAGGTCGAGGCATCGATGTTGCGCAAATGACGACAAAAGTACAAGAGGTGCTGCTTGGTACAGAGGAAAAAGATAGTAAAATTGCCTTGCTTGCTAAACAGTTGCCGCCACAGCCAGTATATAAAGAAACTTTCTCCCATTCGGCACTGGGACTGCAGGCTTATGTCAATTCATTGGCGCGTGATCATGACATTCGTCTGACAGTCAGCCAAGTGTCTGGCGAAAACTGGAGTGCTCAGGTGCGCGGCGGTGAGCCTAGTGTGTCGGCCAGCACTTACAAATTATATATAGCTATGGTTTTGATGGATAAAATTGACAACAACCAGTTGACCATGAATGATAAAATTGGTGGTGTGCCGGTGCAAGAATGTATAACGCGGATGATCGTGAACTCGGATAATGCGTGTCCAGAGGCAACTATAGCACAATATACCGCTAGCGGTATCACTGAATATTTGCGTGAGGGCAAAGGTTTTAAGGAGACGTCATTTAGGGGTTCCTACGTGATGACATCGACTAATGATTTGGCGAATATTTTGAAAGGAATTGATGACGGGACTTTAGTCAGGGGTGGTCATCGTGATTTCCTATTGGGATTGATGCAGCGACAGGTATATCGCCAGGGTATACCGGCCGGCAGTAGCGGCACGGTGCAAGACAAGGTTGGTTTTCTGGAAGGCTACTTGAATGATGCAGCCATTGTTACTCATCCAAAGGGTAAATATGTCATGTCGATCATCACTAAGGGGCAGTCGTGGGGCAAGATAGCTGAGATAACTCGTAAGCTTGAGGATATTATGTATGGCGGCTAA
- a CDS encoding TlyA family RNA methyltransferase, whose product MAAKGRLDKELVARGLVASRSQAENYIRLGDVLVDGKVVQKPGYMVGEQSLITLSPRERYVSRAGLKLASVASVLGVRFTDRIVLDVGSSTGGFTDYALKHGAKKVYAVDVGTDQLHPDLRRDSRIELHEKTDIRDFVPDESPDIVLIDVSFISLRQILPHLASICKDTTLIVAMVKPQFEAARQQLGNSGVIKNDTIRRQILRDFETWSAKLFVTVDKADSAVAGARGNRERFYALKVIKSARR is encoded by the coding sequence ATGGCGGCTAAGGGGCGGCTTGATAAGGAACTGGTTGCTCGAGGCCTGGTTGCTAGTAGATCGCAAGCTGAAAATTATATTCGCCTCGGTGATGTTCTGGTTGATGGAAAGGTGGTGCAAAAGCCAGGCTATATGGTGGGCGAGCAGTCCTTGATTACACTGTCGCCACGTGAACGATATGTCAGTCGTGCGGGATTGAAATTAGCGAGTGTTGCTTCAGTTTTGGGCGTTAGGTTTACTGACCGAATCGTGCTGGATGTTGGCAGTAGTACTGGCGGGTTTACTGATTATGCGCTGAAACATGGTGCCAAAAAAGTATATGCGGTTGATGTTGGGACGGATCAATTACATCCAGATTTGCGACGTGACTCAAGGATAGAATTGCACGAAAAAACTGATATTCGGGATTTTGTGCCAGACGAATCGCCAGATATTGTGCTGATCGATGTATCGTTCATCAGTTTACGGCAAATTTTACCGCATCTTGCGAGCATTTGCAAGGATACGACGCTGATTGTGGCCATGGTCAAGCCGCAGTTTGAAGCCGCGCGTCAGCAGTTGGGTAACAGTGGTGTCATCAAAAATGATACAATTCGGCGGCAGATTTTGCGTGATTTTGAGACTTGGTCGGCAAAGTTGTTTGTGACAGTGGACAAAGCTGATAGCGCCGTGGCTGGAGCTCGCGGTAATCGTGAGCGATTTTATGCACTAAAAGTGATCAAGTCGGCTAGACGTTAA
- the ychF gene encoding redox-regulated ATPase YchF, which translates to MGLSIGIVGLPNVGKSTTFNALTNNDILAANYPFATIEPNTGIVPVPDERLEVLAKLYGSEKILPATVTFVDIAGLVAGASKGEGLGNKFLANIRQCDAIVHVVRAFENTAILRHDEAPVNPKADIEIINTELILADIQTIENRLPRLQKEAKARPAAREEVAYLQTLLEQLQSGTPLSSIADLNTELIQDLHLLTAKPVIYAFNVDESGLTDTALQSELTSLVAPAKALFLSAKLEEELKGLSPTEAAELLESYGVTETGLMQLIHAAYDTLGLQSYLTAGPKEVRAWTIHKGWTAPQAAGVIHTDFERGFIAAQVVDYHDLVSAGSEAAARAAGKIRTEGKTYVMQPDDVVEFRFNV; encoded by the coding sequence ATGGGTTTATCTATCGGTATCGTGGGGCTCCCTAATGTTGGCAAGTCAACCACGTTTAATGCATTAACGAACAACGATATTTTAGCAGCAAATTACCCCTTTGCAACGATTGAGCCGAACACGGGAATTGTTCCCGTGCCAGACGAACGATTGGAGGTTCTAGCAAAACTATACGGCTCAGAGAAAATTCTGCCAGCCACGGTGACATTTGTGGATATTGCTGGGTTGGTAGCAGGCGCTTCCAAGGGTGAAGGTTTGGGTAATAAGTTTTTGGCAAATATACGACAATGCGACGCAATTGTTCATGTAGTTCGAGCTTTTGAAAATACTGCTATTTTACGACATGACGAAGCACCGGTAAATCCCAAGGCTGACATTGAGATTATCAATACCGAGTTGATTCTGGCAGATATTCAAACCATAGAAAATCGCTTGCCGAGGCTACAAAAAGAAGCCAAGGCTCGGCCAGCAGCTCGCGAGGAAGTCGCCTACTTGCAAACTCTGCTGGAACAATTACAATCTGGTACGCCACTGTCTTCAATAGCTGATCTGAACACAGAATTGATCCAAGATCTCCACCTACTGACTGCCAAACCAGTTATTTATGCATTCAATGTCGATGAGTCAGGGTTAACAGATACTGCCCTGCAATCAGAGCTGACTTCTCTGGTGGCACCTGCTAAGGCTTTGTTTTTAAGCGCCAAACTGGAAGAAGAACTGAAAGGACTATCACCCACAGAAGCTGCCGAGCTGTTGGAAAGTTACGGCGTCACGGAAACCGGACTCATGCAATTGATCCATGCCGCCTACGATACCCTTGGCCTTCAAAGTTACTTAACTGCTGGACCCAAGGAAGTTCGCGCCTGGACCATCCACAAAGGATGGACAGCACCACAAGCTGCTGGTGTCATTCACACCGACTTTGAAAGAGGCTTCATTGCTGCTCAAGTAGTCGACTATCACGACCTCGTTAGCGCCGGCTCTGAAGCGGCTGCCCGCGCTGCCGGCAAAATACGAACTGAAGGCAAAACCTATGTCATGCAACCTGATGATGTCGTTGAGTTTAGATTTAACGTCTAG